Proteins from a single region of Puntigrus tetrazona isolate hp1 chromosome 2, ASM1883169v1, whole genome shotgun sequence:
- the mcm6l gene encoding MCM6 minichromosome maintenance deficient 6, like, which yields MEPGVEAAPAGVQTRDELSEKCQKLFLEFLEEFQDKTGDALYLSDAQELIRPERNTLTVSFSNIEHYNQQLATTIQEEYYRVYPYLCRAVRHFARDHGNIPPSKEFYVAFSDFPSRQKIRELSTARVGTLLRISGQVVRTHPVHPELVSGTFLCLDCQSVIKDVEQQFKYTQPTICKNPVCANRRRFMLDTNKSRFVDFQKVRIQETQAELPRGSIPRSVEVVLRAEAVETAQAGDRCDFTGTLIVVPDVSAMALAGTRAETSSRVTGKEGFEADGIQGLKALGVRELSYRLAFLANYVAPTNPRFGGKELRQEDQTAESVKNQMTVQEWEKVFEMSQDKNLYHNLCTSLFPTIHGNDEIKRGILLMLFGGVAKTTMEGTSLRGDINVCIVGDPSTSKSQFLKHVEDFAPRAVYTSGKASSAAGLTAAVVKDEESHEFVIEAGALMLADNGVCCIDEFDKMDLKDQVAIHEAMEQQTISITKAGVKATLNARTSILAAANPIDGRYNRAKSLKQNVNMSAPIMSRFDLFFILVDECNEVTDYAIARRIVDLHARNVESVERVYSTEEVQRYILFARQFQPKITSEAQEFVVDQYKRLRQRDGGGTTKSAWRITVRQLESMLRLSEAMARLYCSDEVQPKHVKEAFRLLNKSIIRVDSPDINFDQEQDDDNVNDQNDLFGKETEGQNGAEVNGHPVEAMDTDEVEKQKSAAAKPALRMSFAEYKRVSNLLVLHMQKMEQMDEESSLKKSELINWYLKEMESEIDSEAELVAKKNLIERVLYRLIHYDHIIIELTKTGLKKISEDGDEPVTEEDPFVVVNPNYTLED from the exons ATGGAGCCCGGAGTGGAAGCTGCGCCCGCGGGCGTGCAAACGCGCGATGAACTGTCCGAGAAATGTCAGAAGTTATTTCTGGAGTTTTTGGAAGA GTTTCAGGATAAAACCGGCGACGCGCTGTATCTGTCTGACGCGCAGGAGCTCATCCGACCGGAGAGAAACACGCTGACCGTGAGCTTCAGCAACATCGAGCACTACAACCAGCAGCTCGCCACCACCATTCAAGAGGAGTACTACAG GGTTTATCCGTATCTCTGCAGAGCGGTTCGTCACTTTGCCAGAGATCATGGAAATATTCCACCGTCCAAAGAGTTTTATGTGGCTTTTTCGGACTTTCCATCTCGGCAGAA GATCCGTGAGCTCAGCACTGCCCGCGTCGGCACTCTGTTACGCATCAGCGGTCAGGTGGTGCGAACCCACCCCGTGCATCCGGAGCTGGTCAGCGGCACCTTCCTCTGCTTGGACTGTCAGTCTGTCATCAAAGACGTGGAGCAGCAGTTCAAATACACACAGCCGACCATCTGCAAGAACCCTGTGTGTGCCAACCGCCGCCGCTTCATGCTCGACACCAACAAGTCCCGCTTCGTTGACTTCCAGAAA GTGCGCATCCAGGAGACGCAGGCGGAGCTGCCGAGAGGCTCTATTCCTCGCAGTGTGGAGGTGGTTCTGAGGGCGGAGGCTGTGGAAACCGCACAAGCAGGAGATCGCTGTGACTTCACAGGCACACTGATAGTTGTGCCTGATGTATCCGCCATGGCACTCGCTG GCACGCGGGCAGAAACCAGCAGCAGGGTGACTGGAAAGGAGGGCTTTGAGGCTGATGGCATTCAGGGGCTCAAGGCTTTGGGTGTACGAGAACTCTCCTACAGACTGGCCTTCCTGGCTAACTATGTGGCTCCAACCAACCCACGG TTTGGAGGGAAGGAGCTTCGTCAGGAGGATCAGACAGCTGAGAGCGTGAAGAACCAGATGACCGTACAGGAATGGGAGAAAGTGTTTGAGATGAGCCAGGACAAGAATCTCTATCACAACCTCTGCACAAGTCTCTTCCCCACCATTCACG GTAACGATGAAATTAAACGTGGCATTCTGCTGATGTTGTTTGGTGGTGTTGCCAAGACGACCATGGAGGGAACGTCTTTACGTGGCGACATCAACGTGTGTATTGTTGGAGACCCGAGTACATCTAAGAGCCAGTTCCTCAA GCATGTGGAGGACTTTGCCCCCAGAGCAGTGTACACCAGCGGTAAAGCCAGCAGTGCTGCCGGTCTGACCGCTGCTGTGGTCAAAGACGAGGAGTCACATGAGTTCGTCATTGAAGCAGGAGCCCTCATGTTGGCCGATAAT GGGGTTTGTTGCATTGATGAATTCGACAAGATGGACCTTAAGGACCAGGTGGCTATTCATGAAGCCATGGAGCAGCAGACCATCTCCATCACGAAGGCCGGCGTTAAG GCTACTTTGAATGCTCGCACCTCCATCCTGGCTGCTGCAAACCCCATAGATGGTAGATATAACCGTGCCAAGTCTCTCAAACAGAACGTCAACATGTCAGCACCTATCATGTCCAGATTTGATCTCTTCTTCATACTGGTGGATGAATGCAATGAG GTTACAGACTACGCCATCGCTCGGCGGATTGTAGATCTTCATGCCAGAAACGTTGAGTCTGTAGAAAGGGTTTACAGTACTGAAGAAGTCCAGAGATACATACTGTTCGCCCGGCAGTTTCAGCCAAAG ATCACCTCAGAGGCTCAGGAGTTTGTGGTGGACCAGTACAAGCGTCTGCGGCAGCGCGATGGAGGCGGAACCACCAAATCAGCCTGGCGAATCACCGTGAGGCAGCTGGAGAGCATGTTGCGTCTGTCTGAGGCCATGGCCAGACTCTACTGCTCAGACGAG GTTCAACCCAAACATGTGAAAGAGGCGTTTAGACTACTAAATAAGTCTATTATTCGTGTGGACTCCCCTGATATTAATTTTGACCAGGAGCAGGATGATGACAACGTGAATG ATCAGAACGATTTGTTTGGTAAAGAGACGGAAGGTCAGAATGGAGCTGAAGTGAACGGCCATCCGGTGGAGGCCATGGACACAGATGAGGTGGAAAAGCAGAAGTCAGCGGCAGCCAAACCTGCTCTCAGAATGTCTTTCGCAGAGTACAAAAGGGTCTCCAACCTGCTGGTGCTGCACATGCAAAAGATGGAACAAA TGGACGAGGAGTCATCTCTGAAGAAAAGTGAGCTCATTAACTGGTACCTGAAGGAAATGGAGAGTGAAATTGATTCAGAGGCTGAACTCGTCGCCAAGAAAAACCTCATCGAGAGAGTGCTGTACAGACTCATCCATTAC GATCATATCATCATAGAGCTGACTAAAACAGGACTGAAGAAGATCAGCGAGGATGGAGATGAGCCCGTCACGGAGGAGGATCCGTTTGTGGTGGTGAATCCCAATTATACACTGGAAGATTAG